In Massilia violaceinigra, one DNA window encodes the following:
- a CDS encoding ArnT family glycosyltransferase, translating to MKPVRLSAAATLALPRWALFALGLLYILPGLIGRADWKDDAGSFGIMWTMAHGGVSDWLVPNIAGMQVPDDGPLAFWLGALCIKLFGWLMGDMMAARMSTIGIFLAGTASVWWTAFHLGRRQDAQPLRLAFGGQPEPDDYGRTLADTAALIYLGCLGLLMFSHETLAVTLQGGLVAYFLYRAVRYVEAQTVRNAVLIGLSLGALVLTRGLLTPLTLLLALFLCTRFLSVPLAPTLRHLGLSVLTAVLISMIWVLPAILMQPYGLNPVAAWLGWTGRQIGLPSWVSIKTFFRVGIWFFWPAWPFAGWAIYAWRRQDHLLHIVLPLFFVGALTLLILCDPLPENGDLLKLLPPLAIMAAFGLPTMKRGAINAIDWFSVMVLTMLGAIVWLFWIAKLTGWPAQLAKNVLKLLPGFRPEVGVLAFVVAAGATIGWIALVHWRISRQPAVLWRAVVLSSGGLILLWVLLMTLFLPDFNYSKSYASVARQIASSLPPGSGCINSNVGAPQRASLAFYGKLPFDQIGSSKCDLILLQDSVKVHDERELAKPPPGAEWRLLWEGRRAADRDERFRLYQRAP from the coding sequence ATGAAACCCGTCCGTCTTTCCGCCGCCGCCACCCTCGCCCTCCCGCGCTGGGCTCTGTTTGCGCTGGGCCTGCTGTACATCCTGCCCGGCCTGATCGGGCGTGCTGACTGGAAAGATGATGCCGGCAGTTTCGGCATCATGTGGACCATGGCCCACGGCGGCGTGAGCGACTGGCTGGTACCGAATATCGCCGGCATGCAGGTGCCGGACGACGGCCCCCTCGCCTTTTGGCTGGGCGCGCTGTGCATCAAGCTGTTCGGCTGGCTGATGGGCGACATGATGGCGGCGCGCATGTCGACCATCGGCATCTTTTTGGCCGGCACGGCCTCGGTCTGGTGGACCGCCTTCCACCTGGGGCGGCGCCAGGACGCGCAGCCGCTGCGGCTGGCCTTCGGCGGCCAGCCCGAGCCGGACGACTACGGCCGCACCCTGGCCGATACGGCCGCGCTGATTTACCTCGGCTGCCTGGGCCTGCTGATGTTCAGCCACGAAACCCTGGCCGTCACCCTGCAGGGCGGCCTGGTCGCCTATTTCCTGTACCGCGCGGTGCGCTACGTGGAAGCGCAGACGGTGCGCAATGCGGTCCTGATCGGTCTGTCGCTGGGTGCGCTGGTGCTCACGCGCGGCCTGCTCACGCCGCTGACCTTGCTGCTGGCCCTGTTCCTGTGCACGCGTTTCCTGTCGGTGCCTTTGGCGCCGACCCTGCGCCACCTCGGCCTGTCGGTGCTGACGGCGGTGCTGATCTCGATGATCTGGGTGCTGCCGGCCATCCTGATGCAGCCGTACGGCTTGAATCCGGTGGCGGCCTGGCTGGGCTGGACCGGACGCCAGATCGGCCTGCCGAGCTGGGTCTCGATCAAGACTTTTTTCCGCGTCGGGATCTGGTTCTTCTGGCCGGCCTGGCCGTTCGCCGGCTGGGCCATCTACGCCTGGCGCCGCCAGGACCATCTGCTGCACATCGTGCTGCCGCTGTTTTTCGTCGGCGCGCTCACCTTGCTGATCCTGTGCGATCCGCTGCCGGAAAACGGCGACCTGCTCAAGCTGCTGCCGCCGCTGGCCATCATGGCCGCGTTCGGGCTGCCGACCATGAAACGCGGCGCCATCAATGCCATCGACTGGTTCTCGGTGATGGTGCTGACCATGCTGGGCGCGATCGTGTGGCTGTTCTGGATCGCCAAGCTGACCGGCTGGCCGGCGCAGCTGGCCAAGAATGTGCTCAAGCTGCTGCCGGGCTTCCGGCCTGAAGTCGGCGTGCTGGCGTTCGTGGTGGCCGCCGGCGCCACCATCGGCTGGATCGCGCTGGTCCACTGGCGCATCTCGCGCCAGCCGGCGGTGCTGTGGCGCGCCGTGGTGCTGTCGTCGGGCGGACTGATCTTGCTGTGGGTGCTGCTCATGACGCTGTTCCTGCCGGACTTCAATTACAGCAAGAGCTACGCCAGCGTGGCGCGCCAGATCGCCAGCTCGCTGCCGCCGGGTTCGGGCTGCATCAATTCCAACGTGGGCGCGCCGCAGCGCGCTTCGCTGGCGTTTTACGGCAAGCTGCCGTTCGATCAAATCGGATCTTCCAAGTGCGATCTGATCCTGCTGCAGGACAGCGTGAAAGTGCACGACGAACGTGAACTGGCCAAGCCGCCGCCGGGTGCCGAGTGGCGCCTGCTGTGGGAAGGCCGGCGCGCGGCCGACCGCGACGAGCGCTTCCGCCTGTATCAGCGCGCGCCCTGA
- a CDS encoding tyrosine-type recombinase/integrase translates to MPKLATPLTDTQVKNARPRAKAYTLADGQGMYLEVSPSGSRIWRMAYRQADGKSNRLTFGTYPEVSLAEARVKRAAARKQRADGLDPAQVKRDEKVAKTSAEVHSFEAVALEWLRKTAADRAETTQAKNVSWLEKNIFPAIGAMPISAIKPRDVLAALQKIEARGAIESAHKIKQLCGQVFRFGVSNDWAERDVTADLRGALSAVPQAHYASITEPKEVATLLRAMYNYNGHPYCTAALRLAPMVFQRPGELRAMEWTELDLDAAEWRIPGTKMKMRTDHIVPLAKQAVALLRGVGAMSGHGRYVFPSIRSDDRCMSENTINAALRNLGYTKETMTGHGFRAMARTILDEVLNERVDLIEHQLAHAVKDPNGRAYNRTAHLPARHKMMQRWADYLDGLRVAV, encoded by the coding sequence ATGCCTAAATTAGCCACACCTTTGACTGACACGCAGGTGAAAAATGCGAGGCCAAGGGCGAAAGCTTATACCCTGGCCGATGGCCAAGGAATGTACCTCGAGGTCTCTCCCAGCGGTTCCCGAATCTGGCGCATGGCTTACCGCCAAGCTGACGGCAAGTCGAATCGCCTAACGTTTGGCACATACCCCGAAGTCTCCCTCGCCGAAGCGCGGGTGAAACGGGCGGCGGCGCGCAAACAACGCGCTGATGGACTCGATCCGGCCCAGGTGAAACGGGACGAGAAGGTGGCGAAGACCTCGGCCGAGGTGCACTCCTTCGAAGCTGTCGCGCTCGAATGGCTGCGCAAGACCGCTGCCGATCGGGCCGAAACCACCCAGGCAAAAAACGTGTCGTGGCTTGAGAAGAACATTTTCCCGGCCATCGGCGCCATGCCAATATCGGCCATCAAACCGCGCGACGTCTTGGCGGCGCTGCAGAAAATTGAAGCGCGGGGCGCCATCGAATCGGCTCACAAGATCAAGCAACTGTGCGGCCAGGTCTTCAGGTTCGGAGTATCCAACGACTGGGCCGAGCGCGATGTCACTGCGGACCTGCGCGGCGCGTTGTCGGCGGTACCGCAAGCGCACTATGCTTCCATCACCGAACCCAAGGAAGTCGCCACCCTGCTGCGCGCCATGTACAACTACAACGGGCATCCATACTGCACCGCCGCCCTTCGACTGGCGCCCATGGTTTTTCAACGACCAGGGGAATTGCGCGCGATGGAATGGACCGAGCTCGACCTGGATGCCGCCGAGTGGCGCATCCCAGGCACCAAAATGAAGATGCGGACCGATCACATCGTCCCGCTGGCAAAGCAAGCTGTGGCGCTGCTACGTGGCGTCGGCGCCATGAGCGGGCACGGGCGCTACGTATTTCCCAGCATTCGATCGGATGACCGGTGCATGAGCGAGAACACCATCAATGCCGCGCTGCGCAACCTCGGCTACACGAAGGAAACGATGACGGGTCACGGCTTCCGGGCAATGGCGCGCACAATCCTGGACGAGGTACTCAACGAGCGCGTCGACCTGATCGAACACCAGCTGGCGCACGCGGTGAAAGATCCGAATGGCCGCGCATATAACCGGACGGCGCATCTTCCCGCGCGCCACAAGATGATGCAGCGCTGGGCGGATTACTTGGATGGGCTGCGCGTGGCGGTTTAA
- the rho gene encoding transcription termination factor Rho, with protein MHLSELKAMHVSALLEMAIGLDIDNAARLRKQELMFAILKKRAKSGEQIFGDGALEVLPDGFGFLRSPDASYMASTDDIYISPSQIRRFNLHTGDSIEGEVRTPKDGERYFALVKVDKVNGESPEASKHRILFENLTPLHPNEPLRLEREMNGQENITGRIIDLIAPIGKGQRGLLVASPKSGKSVILQHIAHAITANHPDCTLIVLLIDERPEEVTEMQRSVRGEVVASTFDEPATRHVQVAEMVLEKAKRLVEMKKDVIILLDSITRLARAYNTVIPASGKVLTGGVDANALQRPKRFFGAARNIEEGGSLTIIATALIETGSRMDDVIYEEFKGTGNMEVHLERRLAEKRVYPAINLNKSGTRREELLIKADQLQKIWILRKLLYSMDEIEAMEFILDKMKATKNNNEFFDMMRRGG; from the coding sequence ATGCACTTATCTGAACTGAAGGCCATGCACGTCTCCGCTCTGTTGGAGATGGCGATTGGCCTCGATATCGACAACGCAGCCCGCCTGCGCAAACAAGAACTGATGTTCGCCATTCTCAAGAAGCGCGCGAAATCGGGCGAACAGATTTTTGGCGACGGCGCTCTCGAAGTGCTGCCGGACGGCTTCGGCTTCCTGCGCTCGCCCGATGCCAGCTACATGGCCTCGACCGACGATATCTATATCTCGCCTTCGCAAATCCGCCGCTTCAACCTGCATACGGGCGATTCGATCGAAGGCGAAGTGCGCACCCCGAAAGACGGCGAGCGCTATTTCGCGCTGGTCAAGGTCGACAAGGTCAATGGCGAATCTCCGGAAGCGAGCAAGCACCGCATTCTGTTCGAGAACCTGACCCCGCTGCACCCGAACGAGCCGCTGCGCCTCGAGCGCGAAATGAATGGCCAGGAAAACATTACCGGCCGCATCATCGACCTGATCGCTCCGATCGGCAAGGGCCAGCGCGGCCTGCTGGTGGCGTCCCCGAAGTCGGGCAAGTCGGTCATCTTGCAGCACATCGCCCACGCGATCACGGCCAACCATCCGGACTGCACCCTGATCGTGCTGCTGATCGACGAACGTCCTGAGGAAGTGACCGAAATGCAGCGCTCCGTGCGCGGCGAAGTGGTTGCCTCGACCTTCGACGAACCCGCCACGCGCCACGTGCAAGTGGCCGAAATGGTGCTCGAAAAGGCCAAGCGCCTGGTCGAAATGAAAAAAGACGTGATCATCCTGCTGGACTCGATCACCCGCCTGGCGCGCGCCTACAACACCGTGATCCCTGCCTCGGGCAAGGTACTGACCGGTGGTGTGGATGCCAACGCGCTGCAGCGTCCGAAGCGTTTCTTCGGTGCGGCACGCAACATCGAAGAAGGCGGCTCGCTCACCATCATCGCCACCGCCCTGATCGAAACCGGTTCGCGCATGGATGACGTGATTTACGAGGAATTCAAGGGCACCGGCAACATGGAAGTCCACCTCGAGCGCCGTCTGGCCGAGAAGCGCGTCTACCCTGCGATCAACCTGAACAAATCCGGCACGCGCCGCGAAGAGTTGCTGATCAAGGCCGACCAGCTGCAGAAGATCTGGATCCTGCGCAAGCTGCTGTACTCGATGGACGAGATCGAGGCGATGGAGTTCATCCTCGACAAGATGAAGGCCACGAAGAACAACAATGAGTTCTTCGACATGATGCGCCGCGGCGGCTGA
- the trxA gene encoding thioredoxin TrxA → MSENIKHVSDASFEADVLKSDRPVLVDFWAEWCGPCKAIAPILEEVAKEYEGKLVIAKMDVDANQGIPPKFEIRGIPTLILFKNGVVAAKKIGMVTKGQLTSFIDSNI, encoded by the coding sequence ATGAGCGAAAATATTAAACACGTTAGCGATGCATCTTTTGAAGCGGATGTCCTCAAGTCGGACCGTCCGGTGCTGGTCGATTTCTGGGCCGAGTGGTGCGGTCCGTGCAAGGCCATCGCTCCGATCCTGGAAGAAGTCGCCAAGGAATACGAAGGCAAGCTGGTCATCGCCAAGATGGATGTGGACGCCAACCAGGGCATTCCGCCGAAGTTCGAGATCCGCGGCATTCCGACCCTGATTCTGTTCAAGAATGGCGTTGTAGCGGCCAAAAAAATCGGCATGGTGACGAAGGGTCAGTTGACCTCCTTCATCGACAGCAATATTTAA
- a CDS encoding DUF418 domain-containing protein: MKQRIVGLDLARALAVIGMVVVNFKVVMHASATDASWWLALFDALDGRASAIFVVLAGVGLSLVSQRARQSGDACALRAARAGILKRAAFLFVAGLLYVQVWPADILHYYGAYMVIGAAALSWRSGAVLAAAAAMVAGFVLLATNLDYGTGWNWETLAYTGFWTPAGFVRNLFFNGFHPVFPWAGFLLLGMAVGRLDMQSSAVLYRVFMTGLVMGIAAESTMLIGESLAPPGTGIWSQLWSSGPLPPMPLYWIAAAGDAMAVIAACVWIGQRWPGAWLLTPLVHTGQLALTLYIAHVVIGMGVLEALGLLNGRTLAFAVSSALLFSAGAVLCAHLWRRRFALGPVEWLMRRCTG; encoded by the coding sequence ATGAAACAGCGTATCGTCGGTCTCGACCTGGCCCGGGCCCTTGCCGTCATCGGCATGGTGGTCGTCAATTTCAAGGTCGTGATGCACGCCAGCGCCACCGATGCCTCGTGGTGGCTGGCGCTCTTCGATGCGCTCGACGGACGCGCTTCCGCCATCTTCGTGGTCCTGGCAGGTGTCGGCCTGTCGCTGGTCTCGCAGCGCGCGCGCCAGTCGGGCGATGCTTGCGCGCTGCGCGCCGCCCGCGCCGGCATCCTGAAACGCGCCGCCTTCCTGTTCGTCGCCGGCCTGCTGTATGTGCAGGTCTGGCCCGCCGACATCCTCCATTACTACGGCGCCTACATGGTCATCGGCGCGGCCGCGCTGTCATGGCGCAGCGGCGCCGTGCTGGCCGCCGCCGCTGCCATGGTGGCCGGCTTTGTTCTGCTGGCCACGAACCTCGACTACGGCACCGGCTGGAACTGGGAAACACTGGCCTACACCGGCTTCTGGACACCCGCCGGCTTCGTTCGCAACCTGTTCTTCAACGGCTTTCACCCGGTGTTCCCGTGGGCCGGCTTCCTGTTGCTGGGAATGGCTGTCGGCCGCCTCGACATGCAATCGAGCGCCGTGCTTTACCGGGTCTTCATGACCGGCCTTGTGATGGGCATCGCGGCCGAATCGACCATGTTGATCGGCGAATCGCTTGCCCCGCCGGGAACGGGCATCTGGTCGCAGCTGTGGTCATCCGGCCCGCTGCCGCCGATGCCGCTGTACTGGATCGCCGCCGCCGGCGACGCCATGGCGGTGATCGCCGCCTGCGTCTGGATCGGCCAGCGCTGGCCTGGCGCATGGCTGCTGACGCCCCTGGTGCATACCGGCCAGCTGGCGCTCACGCTCTACATCGCCCACGTCGTCATCGGCATGGGCGTGCTCGAAGCGCTTGGCCTGCTCAATGGCCGCACGCTCGCCTTTGCGGTGAGCAGCGCGCTGTTGTTCTCGGCCGGCGCGGTGCTGTGCGCGCACCTGTGGCGCCGGCGCTTCGCGCTTGGCCCGGTCGAGTGGCTGATGCGGCGCTGCACCGGGTAA
- a CDS encoding response regulator gives MDDPANKAPAPRIRVLLLDDDHFMLELLADMLADIGAAAGAAVSFEVRAESDAKRALASLASDAPALLICDLSMPDMDGIEFMQAAAAAGFGGGVMLLSGMDSGVRKAAERLAKAHGLNVLGAFKKPISAQELQAALAPLVAAYSPGQENSYNLSPLSGK, from the coding sequence ATGGACGACCCCGCCAACAAGGCCCCGGCCCCACGCATCCGCGTGCTGCTGCTGGACGACGATCATTTTATGCTGGAACTGCTGGCCGACATGCTGGCCGATATCGGCGCCGCGGCCGGCGCCGCCGTCAGTTTCGAGGTGCGCGCCGAATCGGACGCCAAGCGCGCCCTGGCCAGCCTGGCGTCCGATGCGCCGGCGCTGCTGATCTGCGACCTGTCGATGCCCGACATGGATGGCATCGAATTCATGCAGGCGGCGGCCGCGGCCGGTTTCGGCGGCGGCGTGATGCTGCTCTCGGGCATGGACAGCGGCGTGCGCAAGGCGGCCGAGCGGCTGGCCAAGGCGCACGGACTGAACGTGCTGGGCGCTTTCAAGAAGCCGATCAGCGCCCAGGAACTGCAGGCAGCGCTGGCCCCGCTGGTGGCAGCGTACAGCCCGGGGCAAGAGAATTCGTACAATCTTTCTCCCCTTTCGGGAAAATAG
- a CDS encoding APC family permease, with translation MNNKKIRELILGKALDPMKSETRHSMALVAFLAWVGLGADGLSSSAYGPEETFRALGGHTHLGLYLVLATAITVFVIALAYNQVIELFPTGGGGYRVATKLVGPYMGLLSGCALILDYVLTIAISIASGVDALASFLPLGFQPYKLWAEAFFIGLLIVMNLRGLKEAIQILLPIFLGFVATHLVLIVYGIVAHASYLPQLIPTTMIETRELASSIGWTCVAGMLLLAYSQGGGTYTGLEAVSNNVNLLAEPRVRTGKMTMLYMALSLAFTASGIILLYLLWDAKHVAGQTLNASTFKAIIDSMGLGGPLLNQILLVIVLAFEAGLLFVAANTGFLGGPSVLSNMAADSWVPHKFRYLSTRLVTQNGILVMGIAALAILFWTEGKVTLLVVLYSISVFLTFAISLFGLCRYWWQSRKNEGQIWVRRFLLSLTGFVICAGILAILLYERFTEGGWATIVIIAVIAALCVTIRNHYRETKAAIHSVDEVFANQPFGPVTEPVEPKADDQTAVFIVGSSRGGGLHALLWVLRMFPGHFKNFLFVNARTVDSHAYGGIGALEKMREEAADTLEYFVDFCQSHGMAASSYISFGTDAVDEVTRQCEEINREYPSSIFFTSKLIFATDNWFTRLLHNQAALAVQRRLHLEGLQMVILPMKV, from the coding sequence ATGAATAACAAGAAGATCCGCGAACTCATACTCGGCAAAGCGCTCGACCCGATGAAAAGCGAAACGCGCCACTCGATGGCGCTGGTCGCCTTCCTGGCCTGGGTCGGACTCGGCGCGGACGGCCTCTCGTCCTCCGCCTACGGCCCGGAAGAAACCTTTCGTGCGCTTGGTGGCCATACCCACCTCGGCCTGTACCTGGTGCTGGCCACCGCCATCACCGTGTTCGTCATCGCGCTGGCGTATAACCAGGTCATCGAACTGTTCCCCACGGGCGGCGGCGGCTACCGCGTCGCCACCAAACTGGTCGGCCCGTATATGGGCCTGTTGTCGGGCTGCGCGCTGATCCTCGACTATGTGCTCACCATCGCCATTTCGATCGCGTCCGGCGTCGACGCCCTGGCCTCGTTCCTGCCGCTCGGCTTCCAGCCGTATAAACTCTGGGCCGAAGCGTTTTTCATTGGCCTCTTGATCGTGATGAACCTGCGCGGCCTGAAGGAAGCGATCCAGATCCTGCTGCCGATCTTCCTCGGCTTCGTGGCCACGCATCTGGTGCTGATCGTGTACGGCATCGTCGCGCATGCGTCCTACCTGCCGCAGCTGATCCCCACCACCATGATCGAAACGCGCGAACTGGCCAGCAGCATCGGCTGGACCTGCGTGGCGGGCATGCTGCTGCTGGCTTACTCGCAGGGCGGCGGCACCTACACCGGCCTCGAAGCGGTGTCGAACAACGTCAACCTGCTGGCCGAACCGCGCGTGCGCACCGGGAAGATGACGATGCTGTACATGGCGCTGTCGCTGGCGTTCACGGCTTCCGGCATCATCCTCCTGTACCTGCTGTGGGACGCCAAGCACGTGGCCGGCCAGACCCTCAACGCGTCGACCTTCAAGGCCATCATCGACAGCATGGGCCTGGGCGGTCCGCTGCTCAACCAGATCCTGCTGGTGATCGTGCTCGCGTTCGAGGCCGGCCTGCTGTTCGTGGCCGCCAATACCGGTTTTCTGGGCGGTCCGTCGGTGCTGTCGAACATGGCCGCCGACTCCTGGGTCCCGCACAAATTCCGCTACCTCTCGACGCGCCTGGTGACGCAGAACGGCATCCTCGTGATGGGCATCGCCGCGCTGGCGATCCTGTTCTGGACCGAAGGGAAGGTGACCCTGCTGGTGGTGCTGTATTCGATTTCCGTGTTCCTCACCTTCGCCATTTCGCTGTTCGGCTTGTGCCGCTACTGGTGGCAGAGCCGCAAGAACGAAGGCCAGATCTGGGTGCGCCGCTTCCTGCTGTCGCTGACCGGCTTCGTCATCTGCGCCGGCATCCTGGCGATCCTTTTGTACGAGCGCTTTACCGAAGGCGGCTGGGCGACCATCGTCATCATCGCCGTCATCGCCGCGCTGTGCGTCACCATCCGCAACCACTACCGCGAAACCAAGGCCGCGATCCACTCGGTCGACGAGGTATTCGCCAACCAGCCCTTCGGTCCCGTGACGGAACCAGTGGAGCCGAAGGCGGATGACCAGACCGCCGTGTTCATCGTCGGTTCCTCGCGCGGCGGTGGCTTGCATGCCTTGCTGTGGGTGCTGCGCATGTTCCCCGGCCACTTCAAGAACTTCTTGTTCGTGAACGCGCGCACGGTCGATTCGCATGCCTACGGCGGCATTGGCGCGCTTGAAAAAATGCGCGAGGAGGCGGCCGATACGCTCGAATATTTTGTCGATTTCTGCCAGAGCCACGGCATGGCCGCGTCGTCGTATATCAGCTTCGGCACCGACGCGGTCGATGAAGTGACCCGGCAGTGCGAAGAGATCAACCGCGAATATCCGAGTTCGATTTTCTTCACCAGCAAACTGATTTTTGCGACCGATAACTGGTTCACGCGCCTGCTGCACAACCAGGCCGCGCTGGCGGTGCAGCGCCGCCTGCACCTGGAAGGCTTGCAGATGGTGATCCTGCCGATGAAGGTCTAG
- a CDS encoding type B 50S ribosomal protein L31 gives MRKDIHPEYRDVVFHDLSCDFKFVTRSTIQTREKITHEGAEYPLVKIEVSAESHPFYTGKHKIVDTAGRVEKFRQKFGAVGSKTAVANG, from the coding sequence ATGCGTAAAGATATCCATCCAGAATACCGCGACGTTGTATTCCACGACCTGTCGTGCGATTTCAAATTCGTTACCCGTTCGACCATCCAGACCCGCGAAAAAATCACCCACGAGGGCGCAGAATACCCACTGGTGAAGATCGAGGTGTCGGCTGAATCGCACCCGTTCTACACCGGCAAGCACAAAATCGTCGACACCGCTGGTCGCGTCGAGAAGTTCCGTCAGAAATTTGGCGCCGTCGGCTCCAAAACCGCGGTTGCAAACGGCTAA